GGTCCCGCGACGTCACGCCCGAGAAGCGCCGCGAGCGGGCCGCCACGCTGCTCGATTCGCTGTTGACGCTCGGCCCCACCTTCATCAAACTCGGCCAGTTGCTCTCGACCAGGCCGGACGTGCTCCCACCGGAGTACATCGACGAGTTCACCAAACTCCAGGACGAGGTGCCGCCGGCCGCGTGGGCGGACGCACGGCAGGTCCTCGAGGGCGAACTGGGCCCCGTCGAAGAGAACTTCGAGCACTTCGACACCGACTCGATCAGCGGCGCGAGTCTGGGCCAGGTGTACTACGCCGAGACCGAAGCCGGCCCCGTGGCCGTGAAGGTCCGCCGGCCCGGCGTCGAGGACCTCGTCGAGTCCGACCTGCGAGTGATCCGCTGGTCGCTGCCGCTGCTCATGCGCTTCGTCGACGAGACGCGCTCGTTTTCCCTGGAGACGCTGGCCGACGAGTTCGAGAAGACGATCCGCCAGGAGATGGACTACGGGCGCGAGCGGCGGATGCTCCAGGAGATCAGCGAGAACTTCGCCGACGACGACCGTGTCCGGATCCCCGACGTGGACGAGGCCCGCTCGACCGGCCGGGTCCTGACGATGGAGTACGTCGCGGGCACCAAGATCTCCGACGTCCGGGGCCTCGACGAGGCCGGCATCGACCGGACGGAGATCGCGGAGACGCTCCAGCGGGTCTACCTCCAGATGATCGTCGAGGACGGCGTCTTCCACGCCGATCCGCACCCGGGCAACCTCGCCGTGCAGGACGACGGCACTCTCGTCTTCTACGACTTCGGCATGTCGGGCTACGTGGACGCGTTCATCCAGGAGAAGATCGTCGACTTCTACGTCGCCGTCGCCGAGCAGGACACGGACAAGATCCTCGACACCCTCATCGAGATGGGGACACTGAGTCCGGAGGCCGACCGCGAGGTGATGGGCGAGGTGATGGAACTGGCCATCGCCGACGCCCGCGGGGAGGACATCGAGCAGTACCGCGTCCAGCAGATCGTCCAGCAGGTCGAGGACACCATCTACGAGTTCCCCCTCAGACTGCCCGCCAACCTGGCGCTGGTCCTGCGAGTCGCCACCGTCGTCGAGGGCGTTTGCGTCACCCTCGACCCCGACTTCGACTTCATCCGGGTCGCGACCGACTACCTGGGCGACCAGGGCTACGTCCAGGCGGGCGTCCGCCAGTTCGTCGAGGACCGGGCCGACGAACTCCAGGAGGCCGCCAAGTCGACGATCCGGACGCCGCCGAAACTCGAACGAACTCTCGACCGCATCGACCGCGACGACCTGCGGGTCAACGCCGACATCGAGGATTCGGACGGGCTACTGGCCACGCTGGCCAAACGGCTGATCTACGGGATGACGCTGGCGGCTGGGATCCT
Above is a genomic segment from Halorientalis sp. LT38 containing:
- a CDS encoding ABC1 kinase family protein → MNLRAYRRFFTVARQFLPLLLAYARDRNRFLLFGRSRDVTPEKRRERAATLLDSLLTLGPTFIKLGQLLSTRPDVLPPEYIDEFTKLQDEVPPAAWADARQVLEGELGPVEENFEHFDTDSISGASLGQVYYAETEAGPVAVKVRRPGVEDLVESDLRVIRWSLPLLMRFVDETRSFSLETLADEFEKTIRQEMDYGRERRMLQEISENFADDDRVRIPDVDEARSTGRVLTMEYVAGTKISDVRGLDEAGIDRTEIAETLQRVYLQMIVEDGVFHADPHPGNLAVQDDGTLVFYDFGMSGYVDAFIQEKIVDFYVAVAEQDTDKILDTLIEMGTLSPEADREVMGEVMELAIADARGEDIEQYRVQQIVQQVEDTIYEFPLRLPANLALVLRVATVVEGVCVTLDPDFDFIRVATDYLGDQGYVQAGVRQFVEDRADELQEAAKSTIRTPPKLERTLDRIDRDDLRVNADIEDSDGLLATLAKRLIYGMTLAAGILSTALLYAFSTVEAAAVAGGGTVAIAGLLYWSFRKKRGIRAQPQFTRQSMRERQEGPADEGSAVGEIGLGGGFGPDAGGAGERTADTGDGTDSAAVGVEAVDEGGPGTEVDVTTGETDRDRTGDDA